In Listeria monocytogenes, the following proteins share a genomic window:
- a CDS encoding HdeD family acid-resistance protein encodes MRKLYTYFVLILGVAMIGLGIYLMFNPSTSLQALTIFIGIILVLNGINEVISYFGERKYWGISKWIMLDGILSILVGGFAIFESNMAERVFIIIFAIWILASAILRILTAFAVKGFPGWTLLLIMGIIGLIIAVISLFTNTLVAIAIGIILGLFFIFQGITCLSLWWVIQKGDSKK; translated from the coding sequence ATGAGAAAGTTATACACGTATTTCGTTTTAATTCTCGGTGTGGCGATGATTGGTCTTGGAATTTATTTAATGTTTAATCCAAGTACATCACTGCAAGCACTAACTATTTTTATTGGGATAATTTTAGTTTTAAATGGGATTAATGAAGTGATTTCTTATTTTGGAGAACGTAAATATTGGGGCATTTCTAAATGGATTATGTTGGATGGGATTTTATCTATCCTTGTTGGTGGATTTGCTATTTTCGAATCGAATATGGCAGAGCGAGTTTTCATTATTATTTTCGCAATTTGGATATTAGCATCAGCGATTTTACGAATTTTAACGGCATTTGCTGTAAAAGGATTTCCGGGATGGACTTTACTACTTATCATGGGAATTATAGGATTAATTATCGCAGTTATTTCCTTGTTCACAAATACGTTAGTAGCGATTGCGATTGGTATTATTCTTGGATTGTTTTTTATTTTCCAAGGAATTACATGTCTTTCTCTTTGGTGGGTCATTCAAAAAGGTGATTCTAAGAAATAA
- a CDS encoding glucosamine-6-phosphate deaminase yields MKLIRTKTYEEMSQEALEVVKQVINENENPVINTTTGASFDGMFEGLVKGINAGEIPIEKVFLMNLDEYVAKRDASFTVYTYMHQKFYDLINKMPKRVELLDGSLADFTDEIARYKKILAENERDLQILGLGVNGHLGANEPGTPFDARLFLADSDESTIKSTIMYNNLKEDEAPSQMLTLGLADMMDAKQILVTASGERKAEAVKGLLEGPIDESCPASILRNHPNVVFIIDEAAGSLLTNH; encoded by the coding sequence ATGAAATTAATCAGAACAAAAACATACGAAGAAATGTCACAAGAAGCGCTCGAAGTTGTCAAACAAGTCATTAACGAAAATGAAAATCCGGTAATTAATACAACTACCGGAGCAAGTTTTGATGGAATGTTCGAGGGACTTGTAAAAGGAATTAATGCAGGTGAAATTCCAATCGAAAAAGTATTTTTAATGAATTTGGATGAGTATGTGGCTAAACGCGATGCTTCCTTCACTGTTTACACATATATGCACCAAAAATTCTATGATTTAATCAACAAAATGCCAAAAAGAGTAGAATTATTGGATGGTAGTTTAGCCGATTTTACAGATGAAATTGCTCGTTATAAGAAAATTTTGGCTGAAAATGAGCGCGATTTGCAAATTCTAGGCTTAGGGGTAAATGGACATCTTGGAGCTAATGAACCAGGAACACCATTTGATGCGCGATTGTTTTTGGCAGATAGCGATGAATCCACTATTAAAAGTACTATCATGTACAACAACTTAAAAGAAGACGAAGCGCCGTCTCAAATGCTTACACTTGGCTTAGCTGATATGATGGATGCGAAACAAATCTTAGTCACTGCTTCTGGTGAACGAAAAGCAGAGGCCGTTAAAGGTTTACTTGAGGGACCAATTGATGAAAGTTGTCCAGCGTCGATTCTACGTAACCATCCGAATGTCGTATTTATTATTGATGAAGCGGCAGGGTCATTACTTACTAATCACTAA
- a CDS encoding Cof-type HAD-IIB family hydrolase yields the protein MTKKIVFVDVDGTLVTDDGLVPASAKTAIIKARNNGHQVYLCTGRSKPELYDSILSIGFDGIIGAGGGYIEVDDEIIYHKKVANEDVVHMVDFFHEKNLDFYLESNGGLFASENLEAHLDSLVYGDVENDPIAREKKANNPHPFMTSLTYGETNLYRTDVNKACFLENKNVPFEEIKNEFSGKFEVLHCTVPIFGDDSGELMVPDIHKATAIEFLLAHIGAEKNATIGIGDGMNDAEMLTYCETGIAMGNAKEELKLLADEVTKSVEEDGLYASFEKHGLL from the coding sequence ATGACGAAAAAAATAGTATTTGTAGATGTAGATGGTACGCTTGTAACGGATGATGGGCTTGTTCCAGCATCTGCCAAAACCGCGATAATAAAAGCTAGAAACAATGGTCACCAAGTCTATCTGTGTACTGGTCGTTCTAAACCAGAGCTGTATGACTCGATTTTATCCATCGGGTTTGATGGGATTATTGGTGCAGGTGGCGGCTATATCGAAGTAGACGATGAAATTATTTACCATAAAAAAGTAGCGAATGAAGACGTTGTTCATATGGTAGATTTCTTTCATGAAAAGAACTTAGATTTCTATTTGGAGTCTAACGGGGGGCTATTTGCAAGCGAAAATCTAGAAGCTCATTTAGACAGCTTAGTTTATGGCGATGTCGAAAATGACCCAATTGCGCGCGAGAAAAAAGCCAATAATCCGCATCCTTTCATGACAAGCCTAACTTACGGTGAAACAAATCTTTACCGCACAGATGTCAATAAAGCTTGTTTCCTAGAAAATAAAAATGTACCTTTTGAAGAAATAAAAAATGAATTTAGCGGCAAATTTGAAGTTTTACATTGTACGGTTCCTATTTTTGGAGACGATAGTGGAGAGCTGATGGTGCCAGATATTCATAAAGCAACCGCGATTGAATTTCTACTAGCGCATATCGGTGCAGAGAAGAACGCGACGATTGGCATTGGTGATGGAATGAATGATGCAGAAATGCTTACTTATTGTGAAACTGGTATTGCAATGGGGAATGCAAAAGAAGAGCTAAAATTACTTGCAGATGAAGTAACAAAATCCGTTGAAGAAGATGGGTTATACGCAAGTTTTGAAAAGCATGGTTTGCTTTAG
- a CDS encoding YhgE/Pip domain-containing protein: protein MDMVKNEWKKLFKNKILLLSFVVILFIPLLYASFFLKSVWDPYGKTGDLPVAVVNNDKPVDYNGQTMDVGDQLVTKLKSNKELDWNFLSKEDAEQGLKDGKYYMIVTIPKDFSKNAASVLDKDPKKMELSYKTNGSLNYLGQVVSEQGAKQLKSEVSAEVTKSYAEAIFDKIKESGEGFAQAADGSGKIKDGLVKSQEGNKTISTNLKTLADSSLTFKDGANTLEVGLKTYTDGVNTAAAGGDKLNDGVSTLAAGVGPLKDGVAALDGGATKLASGVSTYTSGVDTLAGGINQAYTGSTALSDGLNKMNGSVPTLASGITQLNNGQKSLATGLDSLVDGSNKLSAGLKELDGNLTDKQGKIAQLKQGMNDLQQGIDQLNKSVNGEDAALAKQLAALQKSLGDLQNGLTFIKSNANFDAEAIKSKINATAGVSAEDKQKIIDAIQADLDKETQKSATQVATVEQLQSGLSGLDLAAIQTQVTELQTGVAKISAGYQAVHGGTNEAFNSIHQAINGSGSQTLLGGANQLTAGLKSAQAGNAKLVAGTNQLNSQVPTLTSGVGQLAAGSANMENGLSQLNDGGNKLASNSGALRSGATELQGGTNQLAAKVPTLAGGVNQLQAGSSQLAGGLNQLSANSPKLVSGVGQLADGSSKIADGSSKLANGSFQLGDGLTKLTDGSTELTDKLADGAQQVKDTKATDKTFNMIAAPTKLAHNEYTHVSNYGHALAPYVLSLALYVGALVFNFIMPIRRVSMEGQPAYKWWLSKLSLGFVAAVAMALLEGGIMIALGLRPDSIVEFFGTAIITALAYMFLIMLLAMTFDNPGRFIAMVLLIVQLAGSGGTFPMPLTGWFFNLIHPFLPMTYSIYAFRESLAAGMGPNVYSMSMLVLTIIMIACVGLLYLSMSHLKKRHDAHESALDDNQKLMALEN, encoded by the coding sequence ATGGATATGGTAAAAAATGAGTGGAAGAAATTATTTAAAAACAAAATACTACTTTTATCATTTGTAGTTATTCTGTTTATTCCACTTTTATATGCAAGCTTTTTCTTAAAATCCGTCTGGGATCCGTACGGCAAAACAGGGGATTTACCAGTAGCGGTAGTTAACAATGACAAACCGGTTGATTATAACGGCCAAACAATGGATGTTGGTGATCAGTTAGTCACAAAACTGAAAAGTAACAAAGAACTTGATTGGAATTTTCTTTCCAAAGAAGATGCGGAACAAGGCTTAAAAGATGGCAAATATTATATGATTGTCACGATTCCAAAAGATTTCTCTAAAAATGCAGCATCTGTTTTAGATAAAGATCCGAAAAAAATGGAATTATCCTATAAAACAAACGGCTCGCTGAACTATTTAGGTCAAGTCGTGAGTGAACAAGGAGCCAAACAACTGAAAAGCGAGGTTTCTGCTGAAGTAACAAAATCATACGCGGAAGCAATTTTTGATAAAATTAAAGAGTCTGGTGAAGGGTTCGCTCAAGCTGCAGATGGCTCTGGAAAAATTAAAGATGGTCTCGTGAAATCACAAGAAGGTAATAAAACCATTTCTACTAACTTAAAAACGCTCGCAGATAGCTCTTTAACGTTCAAAGATGGCGCTAATACGTTAGAAGTTGGCTTGAAAACTTACACAGATGGTGTAAACACTGCGGCCGCTGGTGGGGACAAATTAAATGATGGTGTTTCGACACTTGCAGCTGGTGTAGGACCACTAAAAGACGGTGTAGCAGCGCTTGACGGCGGAGCAACGAAATTAGCTAGCGGAGTTTCTACCTATACATCTGGTGTAGATACACTAGCAGGCGGGATTAACCAAGCTTATACTGGTTCTACTGCACTTTCAGATGGATTAAATAAGATGAATGGCAGTGTACCAACTTTAGCATCGGGCATAACACAACTAAACAACGGTCAAAAAAGCTTAGCAACTGGCTTAGATTCACTAGTCGATGGAAGTAACAAACTTTCAGCAGGACTTAAAGAATTAGACGGTAATTTAACTGATAAACAAGGCAAAATTGCCCAATTGAAACAAGGCATGAACGATTTACAACAAGGAATTGATCAATTAAATAAAAGTGTCAACGGGGAAGACGCAGCACTTGCAAAACAACTCGCTGCACTGCAAAAAAGTTTAGGCGACCTACAAAATGGCTTAACATTTATTAAATCTAATGCGAATTTCGATGCTGAAGCAATTAAATCAAAAATTAATGCGACAGCTGGCGTGAGTGCAGAAGATAAACAAAAAATTATTGATGCTATTCAAGCCGATTTAGATAAAGAAACACAAAAATCCGCTACACAAGTAGCAACAGTAGAACAACTACAAAGCGGCTTATCAGGTCTTGATTTAGCGGCAATTCAAACACAAGTAACAGAATTGCAAACTGGCGTAGCGAAAATTTCCGCTGGTTATCAAGCAGTTCACGGTGGAACAAACGAAGCATTTAACAGTATTCACCAAGCAATTAATGGCTCAGGTAGTCAAACTCTACTTGGCGGTGCGAACCAACTAACTGCTGGACTCAAATCAGCACAAGCCGGAAATGCCAAATTAGTTGCTGGAACAAATCAACTTAACAGCCAAGTGCCAACCCTAACTTCTGGCGTAGGACAACTCGCTGCGGGTAGTGCGAATATGGAAAACGGATTAAGTCAGTTAAATGATGGTGGTAATAAACTTGCAAGTAATTCCGGCGCATTACGTTCAGGCGCAACAGAATTACAAGGCGGAACAAACCAATTAGCTGCAAAAGTACCAACACTTGCTGGTGGCGTAAATCAACTACAAGCAGGTTCAAGCCAATTAGCAGGCGGCTTAAACCAATTATCAGCTAACTCACCAAAACTAGTTTCAGGCGTAGGACAACTAGCAGACGGCTCTTCCAAAATTGCCGATGGTTCTTCCAAATTAGCGAATGGTTCCTTCCAATTAGGAGATGGACTTACTAAATTAACAGACGGCAGCACAGAATTAACAGACAAACTAGCAGACGGAGCACAACAAGTCAAAGATACAAAAGCAACAGACAAAACATTTAACATGATTGCTGCTCCAACAAAACTCGCACATAATGAATATACGCACGTAAGTAATTACGGTCACGCATTAGCACCATATGTGTTGTCACTAGCTCTATACGTTGGTGCACTTGTATTTAACTTCATTATGCCAATTAGACGTGTTTCGATGGAAGGACAACCAGCTTATAAATGGTGGTTAAGTAAACTATCACTTGGTTTTGTCGCAGCTGTTGCGATGGCACTTCTTGAAGGTGGTATCATGATAGCACTAGGACTAAGACCAGATAGCATTGTTGAATTCTTCGGAACAGCGATTATTACAGCTCTTGCTTACATGTTCCTTATCATGCTTCTTGCTATGACATTTGATAATCCAGGTCGATTTATCGCGATGGTATTACTCATTGTTCAATTAGCGGGATCAGGCGGAACATTCCCAATGCCACTTACTGGATGGTTCTTCAATTTAATCCATCCGTTCCTACCAATGACTTACTCGATTTATGCGTTTAGAGAGTCACTGGCAGCAGGTATGGGACCAAATGTATACAGTATGTCGATGCTCGTTCTTACAATTATCATGATCGCATGTGTTGGCTTACTATATCTATCTATGAGCCACTTGAAAAAACGTCATGATGCACATGAATCAGCACTTGATGATAATCAAAAATTAATGGCTTTAGAAAACTAA
- a CDS encoding Rrf2 family transcriptional regulator — translation MKLSKSMDQVFCIMTMLYTQKVDVPISSVTIHHRLRDSSPSYISKILRKLVVSGLINSVSGNNGGFTLAKDPEEINLLDIVEAVEGKIDTYPDSDLIHTVFSDYHEFAESGIHTITSAFRNADKEYANYLYSQKLSVLVEQVIGKERTTIIDWNEA, via the coding sequence ATGAAGTTGAGCAAAAGTATGGATCAGGTATTTTGTATTATGACGATGTTGTACACCCAGAAGGTAGATGTTCCCATTTCTTCCGTAACTATTCATCACCGTTTGCGTGATTCGTCGCCGTCTTATATTAGTAAAATTTTGAGGAAGCTAGTCGTTAGCGGGCTGATTAATTCAGTTTCGGGTAATAACGGTGGTTTCACGCTTGCTAAAGACCCTGAAGAAATTAATTTGCTGGATATTGTAGAAGCAGTGGAAGGGAAAATCGATACATACCCAGATTCCGACTTAATCCACACTGTTTTCTCTGACTATCACGAATTTGCAGAGTCCGGTATTCACACCATTACAAGTGCTTTTAGAAACGCTGATAAAGAATACGCTAATTATTTATACTCACAAAAATTATCTGTTTTAGTAGAGCAAGTTATTGGGAAAGAACGAACCACTATCATAGATTGGAACGAAGCGTAA